A window of the bacterium genome harbors these coding sequences:
- a CDS encoding cytidine deaminase: MRLVRAAARARRRAYAPYSQFPVGAAVLSADGSVYVGCNVENSSYGLALCAERVAIHTAVANGRRRLIAVAVVGPTGITLTPCGACRQVMEEFGVQSIILASPRGAPTVVTLQSLLPSPFTRASSRGRHAGL; the protein is encoded by the coding sequence ATGCGCTTGGTGCGCGCGGCGGCCCGGGCACGGCGTCGCGCCTACGCGCCCTATTCGCAGTTTCCGGTGGGGGCGGCGGTGCTGTCCGCCGACGGGTCGGTCTACGTGGGCTGCAACGTCGAAAATTCTTCGTACGGGTTGGCCCTCTGCGCGGAGCGGGTCGCGATCCACACCGCGGTCGCGAACGGCCGCCGGCGGCTGATCGCGGTGGCGGTGGTCGGACCGACCGGCATCACCCTAACGCCGTGCGGGGCCTGTCGGCAGGTGATGGAGGAGTTCGGCGTGCAGAGCATCATCCTCGCCTCTCCGCGGGGCGCCCCGACCGTGGTCACGCTCCAGTCGCTGCTCCCCAGTCCATTCACCCGGGCGTCGTCCCGGGGCCGGCATGCCGGTCTATAA